The following coding sequences lie in one Glycine soja cultivar W05 chromosome 16, ASM419377v2, whole genome shotgun sequence genomic window:
- the LOC114389147 gene encoding UPF0481 protein At3g47200-like isoform X1 — translation MEGQTSDSLSKQQCLETTLTNELQNVEPPEMYGFDMQCIYRVPPAIRENNPKAYTPQMVSIDPFHKARDAGKEDSIFESMEDLKVKYLKAFLNRTQVPVGTFVDTLQNLEDEIRRCYAVHIKYNSDDFLKMILIDACFIIEHFLRCHTYGDWQGKDPVLLKDWMQMQIWRDLILLENQLPFFVLEQLYNIAGMNQEFPTFLQISFNCLKHVGYGTTSCPTESPKHFTDLMRTSIISSSKFVLREQKECKGIKHVYSASQLREAGLKFKVSPNENECLLDMTYSDEGVLTMPILNITDNSEVFFRNILTFEECHLSYDTNSITQYLVILNFLINTEKDVNVLVDNKIIVNWMGDANKVATMVNNLDSNLAVPRFNSHYYSLCDSLNGFYENPRNKYKAIFIHEYFNTPWKIASTVAAIVLLLLTLIQTICSIISLF, via the coding sequence ATGGAAGGACAAACAAGTGATTCATTAAGTAAACAACAATGTTTGGAGACAACATTAACCAACGAGCTTCAAAATGTGGAACCTCCAGAAATGTATGGATTCGATATGCAATGCATTTATAGAGTACCACCAGCCATTCGTGAAAATAATCCCAAAGCCTACACACCTCAAATGGTTTCAATTGACCCTTTTCACAAAGCACGTGACGCTGGAAAGGAAGACAGCATTTTTGAGTCAATGGAAGATCTTAAAGTGAAGTATCTCAAGGCATTTCTAAATCGAACCCAAGTACCTGTGGGAACCTTTGTTGACACACTTCAAAACTTGGAAGACGAAATTCGAAGGTGTTATGCAGTGCATATTAAATATAACAGCGATGATTTCTTAAAGATGATTCTAATTGATGCTTGCTTCATAATCGAGCATTTTTTGAGATGTCATACATATGGAGATTGGCAGGGAAAGGACCCTGTGTTGCTAAAAGACTGGATGCAAATGCAAATTTGGAGGGACTTGATACTACTAGAAAATCAGCTTCCTTTCTTTGTTCTTGAACAACTTTACAACATCGCTGGTATGAATCAGGAATTTCCCACCTTTCTTCAGATTTCTTTCAACTGTTTGAAGCATGTGGGATATGGAACAACATCGTGTCCAACAGAGTCCCCAAAGCACTTCACCGATCTTATGAGAACTAGTATAATATCGTCATCAAAATTTGTTCTTAGAGAACAAAAAGAATGCAAAGGTATAAAACATGTATACAGTGCAAGCCAACTACGGGAGGCAGGTCTTAAATTCAAGGTCAGTCCAAATGAAAATGAATGCTTACTTGACATGACCTATTCCGATGAGGGTGTGTTGACAATGCCAATCTTGAATATAACTGACAATTCAGAAGTGTTCTTCAGGAATATATTGACATTTGAGGAATGTCACCTTTCATATGATACAAACAGCATTACTCAATACCTAGTGATTCTAAACTTTCTTATCAACACTGAAAAAGATGTGAATGTACTAGTTGATAACAAAATTATTGTCAATTGGATGGGTGATGCTAACAAAGTGGCTACAATGGTTAACAATCTGGACTCAAATCTTGCTGTGCCACGTTTTAATTCACACTACTACTCTCTCTGCGATAGCTTAAATGGTTTCTATGAAAACCCTCGCAACAAGTACAAGGCTATTTTCATACACGAGTACTTCAACACTCCTTGGAAAATAGCATCTACAGTTGCTGCAATTGTGCTTCTTTTGCTCACATTGATTCAGACTATATGTTCAATAATCTCACTGTTTTAA
- the LOC114389146 gene encoding UPF0481 protein At3g47200-like — protein MEGQSRDTMNEQQCLETKLTNMLQNVKPPERYELDMQCIYRVPPDIRETNPKAYTPQIVSIGPFHKARYAGKEDSIFESMEELKVNYLKAFLNRTQVPVGTFVDTLQKLEDEIRSCYAVHIKYNSDDFLKMILIDACFIIELFLRYHTYEDWQGKDPVLLKDWMLMQIRSDLRLLENQLPFFVLEQLYNLAGMNQEFPSFLHISFNCLKYVGYGTSSCPTESPKHFTDLMRTSIISSSKFVLREEEECKGIKHVYSASQLREAGLKFKVSPNENECILDITYSDEGVLTMPILNIGDDSEMFFRNIVAFEECHLSDDTNIITQYLVILHFLINTEKDVNVLVDNKIIVNWMGDANKVATMVNNLDSNLAMPDFNSHYYSLCNSLNEFYENPRNKYKARFRLFINEYFDAPWTIASTVAAVVLLLLTVIQTICSIISLF, from the coding sequence ATGGAAGGACAATCAAGAGATACAATGAATGAACAACAATGTTTGGAGACAAAATTAACCAACATGCTTCAAAATGTGAAACCTCCAGAAAGGTATGAACTCGATATGCAATGCATTTATAGAGTACCACCAGACATTCGTGAAACTAATCCCAAAGCCTACACACCTCAAATTGTTTCAATTGGCCCTTTTCACAAAGCACGTTACGCTGGAAAGGAAGACAGCATTTTTGAGTCAATGGAAGAGCTTAAAGTGAATTATCTCAAGGCATTTCTAAATCGAACTCAAGTACCTGTGGGAACCTTTGTTGACACACTTCAAAAGTTGGAAGACGAAATTCGAAGTTGTTATGCAGTGCATATTAAATATAACAGCGATGATTTCTTAAAGATGATTCTAATTGATGCTTGCTTCATAATTGAGCTTTTTTTGAGATATCATACATATGAAGATTGGCAGGGAAAGGACCCTGTGTTGCTAAAAGACTGGATGCTAATGCAAATTAGGAGTGACTTGAGACTACTAGAAAATCAGCTTCCATTCTTTGTTCTTGAACAACTTTACAACCTCGCTGGTATGAATCAGGAATTTCCCTCCTTTCTTCATATTTCTTTCAACTGCTTGAAGTATGTAGGATATGGAACATCATCGTGTCCAACAGAGTCCCCAAAGCACTTCACCGATCTTATGAGAACTAGTATAATATCGTCATCAAAATTTGTTcttagagaagaagaagaatgcaaAGGAATAAAACATGTATACAGTGCAAGCCAACTACGGGAGGCAGGTCTTAAGTTCAAGGTCAGTCCAAATGAAAATGAATGCATACTTGACATCACCTATTCCGATGAGGGTGTGTTGACAATGCCAATCTTGAATATAGGTGACGATTCAGAAATGTTCTTCAGGAATATAGTGGCATTTGAGGAATGTCACCTTTCAGATGATACAAACATCATTACTCAATACCTAGTGATTCTACATTTTCTTATCAACACTGAAAAAGATGTGAATGTACTAGTTGATAACAAAATTATTGTCAATTGGATGGGTGATGCTAATAAAGTGGCTACAATGGTTAACAATCTGGACTCAAATCTTGCAATGCCAGACTTCAATTCACACTACTACTCTCTCTGCAATAGCTTAAATGAATTCTATGAAAATCCTCGCAACAAGTACAAGGCTAGGTTCAGACTCTTCATAAACGAGTACTTCGACGCTCCTTGGACAATAGCATCTACAGTTGCTGCAGTTGTGCTTCTTTTGCTCACAGTGATTCAGACTATATGTTCAATAATCTCACTGTTTTAA